NNNNNNNNNNNNNNNNNNNNNNNNNNNNNNNNNNNNNNNNNNNNNNNNNNNNNNNNNNNNNNNNNNNNNNNNNNNNNNNNNNNNNNNNNNNNNNNNNNNNNNNNNNNNNNNNNNNNNNNNNNNNNNNNNNNNNNNNNNNNNNNNNNNNNNNNNNNNNNNNNNNNNNNNNNNNNNNNNNNNNNNNNNNNNNNNNNNNNNNNNNNNNNNNNNNNNNNNNNNNNNNNNNNNNNNNNNNNNNNNNNNNNNNNNNNNNNNNNNNNNNNNNNNNNNNNNNNNNNNNNNNNNNNNNNNNNNNNNNNNNNNNNNNNNNNNNNNNNNNNNNNNNNNNNNNNNNNNNNNNNNNNNNNNNNNNNNNNNNNNNNNNNNNNNNNNNNNNNNNNNNNNNNNNNNNNNNNNNNNNNNNNNNNNNNNNNNNNNNNNNNNNNNNNNNNNNNNNNNNNNNNNNNNNNNNNNNNNNNNNNNNNNNNNNNNNNNNNNNNNNNCACAACGAATGTAGTGCACGCTCTtgctaacgttgaaacaataccggctGCTCGCCAAATGCAATCTTTAGTAGATTTTAAGGAAatataactgttatttcgttaacaatagagatatttcgacgtgtAAGCGCTCATTTTGTGCAGTTTTACACAACGGatgtagtgcgtgctgttCCTAATGTcgaaacaataccggcagctcGCAAAAGGCAACCTTTTGTCGATTTTAAGGaagtttagaaattatttcgataataatagagatatttcgacgtttaaacGCTTATTTTGTACAGTTTTACACAACGACTGCAGTGCACGCTCTtgctaacgttgaaacaataccggctGCTCGCCAAATGCAACCTTTTGTCGatttttaggaaaattaacagttatttctataataatataggtATTTCTACGTTTCGGATCACTTTCTGTACAATTTTACACAACGAATGTAGTGCACGCTCTtgctaacgttgaaacaataccggctGCTCGCCAAATACAATCTTTAGTAGATTTTAAGGAAatataactgttatttcgttaacaatagagatatttcgacgtgtAAGCGCTCATTTTGTGCAGTTTTACACAACGGatgtagtgcgtgctgttCCTAATGTCGAAACAATACCGGAAGCTCGCAAAAGGCAACCTTTTGTCgattttaaggaaatttaacaattatttcgataataatagagatatttcgacgtttaagcgctcattttgTACAGTTTTACACAACGAATATAGTGCGTTCTGTTCGTAATGTCGAAAAAATACCGACAGCTCGCAAAAGGCAACCTTTTGTCgattttaaggaaatttaacaattatttctgCAATAATATAGGCATTTCTACGTTTAAGCTTactttttgtacaattttacacAACGAATATAGTGCGTTCTGTTCGTAATGTCAAAAAAATACCGGCAGCTCGCAAAACGCAACCTCTTGtcgattttcatgaaatttatagttatttcgttaataatagagatatttttacgtttaagAGCTCATTTCGTTCCTCTTTACAGGCCGAATGTAGCGCACGCTATtgctaacgttgaaacaataccgacagctcgcaaaatgcaatcttttctagattttaaggaaatttaacagttatttcgttaacaatagagatatttcgacgtttaagcgctcattttgtacaattttacacAACGAATATAGTGCGTTCTGTTCGTAATGTCGAAAAAATACCagcagctcgcaaaatgcaatctttagtagattttaaggaaatttaacagttatttctgtaataataCAGGCATTTCTACGTTTAAGCTTACTTTTTGTACAGTTTTACACAACGAATATAGTGCGTTCTGTTCGTAATGTCGAAAAAATACCAGCAGCTCTCAAAATGCAATCTNNNNNNNNNNNNNNNNNNNNNNNNNNNNNNNNNNNNNNNNNNNNNNNNNNNNNNNNNNNNNNNNNNNNNNNNNNNNNNNNNNNNNNNNNNNNNNNNNNNNNNNNNNNNNNNNNNNNNNNNNNNNNNNNNNNNNNNNNNNNNNNNNNNNNNNNNNNNNNNNNNNNNNNNNNNNNNNNNNNNNNNNNNNNNNNNNNNNNNNNNNNNNNNNNNNNNNNNNNNNNNNNNNNNNNNNNNNNNNNNNNNNNNNNNNNNNNNNNNNNNNNNNNNNNNNNNNNNNNNNNNNNNNNNNNNNNNNNNNNNNNNNNNNNNNNNNNNNNNNNNNNNNNNNNNNNNNNNNNNNNNNNNNNNNNNNNNNNNNNNNNNNNNNNNNNNNNNNNNNNNNNNNNNNNNNNNNNNNNNNNNNNNNNNNNNNNNNNNNNNNNNNNNNNNNNNNNNNNNNNNNNNNNNNNNNNNNNNNNNNNNNNNNNNNNNNNNNNNNNNNNNNNNNNNNNNNNNNNNNNtaaattttagtttatttattaatttaatcgcgaTATACATTCAACTTGCGGCACAcggttacaattttattaactcgATTTTTACTAACTTAAAAGATTTTCGCGACTcggttttaacaaattaatcgcGTACGATCGAACAAAGAAACTAATTGACTATAAGTCTGTATAAAACAAGCAAGTCTCTTAAACAAGAAGTCTATCAAACAAAAGTATCTAAACCAAGAAGTGTATCAAACAAATAACTAAGTGTCTAGCAAGCGATTGTCTATACAACgagtaagtaagtaagtaagtaagtaagtgAGTAAGTGTCTATCAAAGTAATAAGTGTAAGTAAGTGTCTATCTAACAAACAAGTGTCTATCTAATAAGCAAGTGTCTTGACGTTATTTTACTCATTTGGTTAATATTTCCATCTGATTATTGCGTCCAGTGTttgatttgatttattattttccagtGTAGGTTTTGGTGATTGTGATTTTAAATGGTGAATACAGAGGTGTCTTCGTTAAAGGTTGCTTATGCAGATTGTCCTGATGCGTACTTTGttctgtttcattatttttaatttgtcttgtgtcattcatcttttatttactacaTGTGTTGTTTCAGCGCAAGAAGAAGATGGGTTCCAAAATGTGTGAGTGGTCCCAGAAGGCGTAGTCAACGTGTGAAGTGTCGTGGGCAAGAACGAGGAATCGTGTGACATTTGTGTTGATTATGTTCGACgctgatttatatatatatatattattttgttggttAAATCTTCAGTCAGTTTAGTTGAATAttctgtaacgtaatattcgCAAGgtagtttcatatatttattccatcgtgtttatttgattattagttgtttgatttgataataatatatatatatatatatatgtcggagatgaaagaacaccggagccttcctttggaacttggggagaatcccgtaatattgtaatccggattttaccatagccataattaaataattgtcattcaatccgattgtgtttattcgagatttgtaacaatgagcttgggcccgaggcgacaatcagtcgccacttagccgcggtcaagggataaacgtttacctaaacaaaggcatagagtaaccgcatagctctccttgaaaaaatatagcagcggCACGGGATAGTAAACACTCCAACggattctgtcccgtggcttgctacacaaagaccgcaTCCTTTGAACAAGAcgattaccagatgtcgatgcatctccatagtacatattcagctagcctaaggacccgctataaatcttagaatttatttagccCAGGTTCGTCAAACTGACAAACAGTCTTAGTCTTCGCAGCCTCTAAATTTGTCACCTACTGCGGAGAGAtatgagaaatcttcttttctcacgtacgacgctttcgctagcaactctctccctcaagggcggctagcatccttttctaaccaccaatAAGGAAaatgaccaattaacagcaacgtcaatttccctcaccttctggagggaggcatcgctccacgaatccgatgatctcgtgcccttagacacaccccgtcatagttttcctctgtggcatcatcgcgacggaaagtcattctttcGTGTGATCTCATTGACGAGAAAGatctttacgatcagtgaacatttcacgtttgttaaccaagagtaggacttagagtttgtgagaacatacatctgttatcccgttgaccgcggattcgttatcgaacccaggatcattgtcattagcgtctcgagtatctaattaccacggttacttgtcgatatctgtaacaatcatatttgctctagtcaatatcttctctattgcataacgacaatgtctaattacgacgaaggtttctttcacgcccttaaccccagctctaatcataacgcttctccgacatatatatatatatttattttacaaatgtaaagATTCCTTGagtttatctaaatattaattagttttaataatgtaatatcgtgcattttatttcttttacatgtgttaggttgtgtatatatatatatctatatgtgtatatctCTCATGATGTAACTTcgtatgaaattcttttaatattagttaatcttaataatgtgatttcttgtattgtatttttatttattagattattgcTTGTTtggtttaataatataaaacacacacacacacacacatatatatatatatatatatatatatgtatatatatatatatatatatatatgtcggagatgaaagaaccggagccttcctttggaaccttgggaaaatcccgtagtattgtaatctagattctatcatagccgtaattaaacaattgccattcaatccgattgtagttattcgagatttgtgacggtgagcttgggcccgaggcgacaatcagtcgccaacgtagccgcggtcgaGGGGTGAACATTTGTCTAACAAAAGTATGGAGTAACAGTGTAGCtttccttaaaagaaatagttgcaGCGATACTCGATAGTAAACATTCCAACTCcgtcccgtggctcgccacacgcagaccctattCTCTGGGTaagatgattgccagatgtcgatgcgtctccgcagtacatattcagctagcctgaggacccgttataaatcttaagatttagttaactaaagtccttcaaacagacaaacagtctCTGTCCCAACTGcgggaagataggggaaacctacttcctcacgaacgacgcttcccgctagcaacttttcctcaagggcggctagcgtccttttctaaccaccgacatggaaattgaccaattaacagcaacgtcaatttccctcactttccgaacggaGGCtttctccacgaatccgatgatctcgtacCCTTGGGCACaacccgtcatagttttcctcggtggcatCATCGCAACGAAAATTCATTCCTGCTTGCgactttattaacgaaaaaggaataacGTCTTCACGAtctgttaaccaagagtcggacttagattttgtgagagcaTACATCtactatcccgttgaccgtggattcgtcaTCGAACCTGGGGCCATTGTCACTAGCTTCGCGAGCGCCCAATTGCCGTGGTAACCCGCCAAGGTTGTAACACCTTCATCGCAGCAATAAACTACACCTGTGTCGTGCCGCATCAATGGCTAATCCTCGTGAAGATTCATTTGACGCCCACGACCCTAACTCCAGCGCttatccgacatatatatattttacaatatgcTTATCATATATAGTTTCTCTAAATTTACTAGCATGTTAActagttttaataatgtagaattgtatattgtaattgtttttttttcttgtctagattaataattgttcaatttaataatgtttacaatataatttttatgtgaaataCCTTAAGTTTATGTAAGTGTTAATtggtttaattattttattccttttatatttgttaggttatatatatatatataacctaatatataatatataatataatatatatatataatataatatataataatatataatataatatataatatatacatatatatatatatatatatatatgtgtgtatgtatttatgtgtTTCACGATATGactttgtatatatttttttcaattttaaatgttagTTTATCTTAATACTGTAGTTTCACgcattgtatatttttatatttactgaattattgattgttaataacataaacacacatatatatataatgcatgTATTCCGCATATGTACTATTTTTATGTGTATTGgattgttataacgtaatgtatttctttatatctgTTAGTTATTAGTTGTTTTTGTggatttgtattttatgtattccacatttattattaaaatatgtattcctGTTCCGttccttttcccttccttgtttaatttcttaatttattcaaatcgcgaaTTAGTCTTGATTGATTAAAATGTTAGATCCTTGTTTATCCAACTGTCAAATCATAGATTGTTCTTAGTGTAGTATCATATCgtgttttgttaatttatttaaatttcgaatcataatttgaattgttaagtcataaattattcttagtgTAATCATagtttgtttataaattattttaaatcgtGAGTTGTTCttgattaattgaatttcaagtCGTAGTTTGAATTAtcgaatcataaattatttttagtatagtatccaatcatagtttattaattagtttgttCAAATCGCGGGTTGCTCTTGATTGATAGAGTTTTAAATCgtagtttgaattgttaaattatagattatattagtatattattCAAGTCGCGGGTTGTTTTGATTGATAGAATTCTGAATCGTAGTTTAAATtgtcaaatcatagattattttcaaatcgcGGGTTGCTCTTGATtggtgaaatttcaaattgtagtttgaattgttaaatcatagattattttgattatacattatattattacggtataatatCGAGacgtgatttattaattaatttgcgagtcgtttttaattaattggttCCTCAgatcataatttattattaatcgagTTATTAAATCATGGTTTATTCTTGATTAGTTTAATTCGGTTTGCGGCTCACTCGGTTAGTTAATTAGTACAGGTTATGTTGTTTTTActacatttattaattcgttaaagtgcatatttctattatttcgtattatttccTTTGCTATTACGTTGCATACAttcgttctttattttgattGGTTCGTGGTTCGTTCGGTTCATTCATCAGTATTATCTAATGGACCAAATAtacttttagtttattaattgattctattcaatgtatcttcgcgtttcttatatatgtatgtatatcccTATTTGTTAGACTATTAGTCACCCTTATATGATAATGTCACACACATCTGcctttaattaatcttttactagagtactttattttattttattttattttattgtgtgTTCGAATCACCGTTCGCGTCATTTGCatattgtagttttcgttacggcacgtgtggggcgcgggacgtgacaccCCCCCTCTTGGAGATCAAATTTCCAGAGGAAATTTGACTGATCCTCTCCCTGAGTTCAATCAGAGAAGATGCAGAAGCTGTTGGTTGTTGATCTATTGTACTGGTCGTCGTGATTGATATTCCTTGTGGTTCGGTTGCCTGGTCTACGGTGTTATGTTTTCCTTTAATATATAGTAGTAGATGAGTAACCGAGCCACATATAGCTCCGAGTAGGGCGATTCCGCACCCGTAAATCTCGCGTAATTGGTTCCCATATATAATGGTGTCTATTATCGTTTTGATTAGTTTTAGTATTATGAAGATTCCGAGTATTGCCGCACTAATTGTTCCGAATTCAATAAGGCCGTTCCATAACCTTGAAGCTGTATCTTCTGCTATTGTCGTTAGCGCAGTTTCATCCATAACTCCCAGTATGTTTATTGTTCCTGGTACAATTGTTTTTCCTGCCGCTCCTCTAGCTATAGTATTCAGGACTGCGGTTTTTTCCGCTGGGAACATGACGTGATCTCTAAGTGTATCTAGATCATTTTGGGTGTATATCCCACTTGTGGCTAGTGACGACGGCGCGGTATACTGCCACATTTGGTGTGTGTTTGGACGGAGCTCTTGCGGTGTAATTGCTTCCGTCGGTTTCGGTGTGAATTTGTGCCAAATTCCATCGATATTGTATAGCGTTGGTAGTATCGCGCTACATTCTCTGTGGTTTCCATGTTTAGTTAGAATGCGAGTTTTGGGTGTTAAATATGCTGTGTTGTTTCCTTGCCAAACGGGTAATTCCATATAGCATTCCGTCGTGTGGCGCACTTTCACTTGGACAGGGATGCATTTAACTATGTGTATTACCTCTCCTGCGACCAGGGCCATGTGTCCTGGTGTTTTAGTTATAATGTAAGCAAATTCGTCGGGTAGGATGGTCGCGAGACTTAAGgcgttttctattattttcttttctgcgGTGCATCTTTGTGTTAGTATATCTTGGTAGATAGAGGttatttatttcctaatatatttttccacgtaaaCGAATTTAGAGttaatgtatgtaaatatgtcTAAGTTTTCGGTAGCTGTTTTGCGTTCCGATAAGAAGGTGTTTCTTTTAGTTGTTTCTACTAGGAACAGTTTAGGATGTTCTGTGGTTAGCAAGGTATAGCCACATAAAGGCTGTTCTCCGGTTTTGGTTAATGCAAAGGTTATCTCTTGAGTCGTCAAGGCATAAACTGGTAGCTATGGATATCtatcgttttttatttcttggaTTTTAGTAGCAATTCCTTCTTATAACACATCATATTGATCGAATTTGCATGTAGAGGGTGGGTATGGCTGCCAATAGGTATATCCGTCTTCTGCGTCCAAACAAGTTCCTTCATTGAAGGCGCAAACTGTTCCTGATTTTAGTAGGATTTTGTTCGCCTCTATTCGCACCGGGGCTATTCCTGATCTGAGGCTTATCTTTACTGTGGCTTGTACGACAACTCCTTCCCAACTTCCGTTATGATCCCAATACCGTGTTCCTTGGCAGCTGCCATCGTTTGTCAGCTTTCCAGCTAGAACAAGTGATCGTGTAGTTGTGGTGTTATCCCTCAAGCctattatgtaattttctgGTCCAAGAGAAAACGTGCCATCCTGGTGTATTCTCGCACATTGTTGGGCTGTCGTTTCGTAGAGGTAGTCGGCTAATCCGTTATGTACTTCTGATGTATGGGAGTGCATGCCgcagtaatatataattcgtgTTATCTGTACCTTACATTGCCCAATATTGGCGAATTCGAATTCCGAGAGTTGCAGTAATTGTATATACGTTTCCTGGCTTTCCGTGTGTATGGGTTTTATATTGCAGTCTCCAATAGAATTTAGCGAGATCGTGGTGACGTTCAGATGGTTGCCGTTGCAGTCGTATCCTATTAGGTCAAGTGTTGTTCCACAGAGGGTGAATAAGATGACCAAGTAACTCATTTTCCTGTGAACAGTTCGTTTAATGTGCTCTTACACTTAGAGTtcgtacatgtatgtatatatatatattgtggTTAAATTGTCAATTTAAATTGATGGgacgatttatttttccttggTTTAAGAGGATTTTTTCAGTTTGGGTTAACTTTATGCAAGTGTCAGTACATTCAGGACAAGATGCTGCAGATTGTAAGTCTGATAGGTATACATCGCATAGGCAGCAATGCATTGCTCTGATTCGCCCCGGAATCCCGCACAGGAAATGAATTGGCTGAATCTCGTATAGGTCTTGCCAGTTGGGATCCAAAATGTTGTAACAATGTTGACAAAGAAAGTAATTATTGAAGTGGTATGCCGGACGAATTAACCGGGCGCAACAATAGGGTAACAACCGGTTCCTTTGGTTACTAGATTTAACGCTCATTCTGTGCAAAcaacaaaagaaagagaaaagatttattattgtggtgtgttttatttattgctcaatttatttcttgtaCTTATGGTTCTATTCATTTActacatgtacatatgtttGTGTTCAGTTAGTTGCATGCATTCGGAGCACGTTATCGCGTCCTGCAAGTGTGCGATACGTATGTCGCATAATCCGCAATATGCCGCTTGGATATATCCTGAACGCTTGCATGAGTAATGATTTTTAGATTCTTCGTATAATTCTTGATCGTCTAGGTCTAAATCGTAATAGCAATCTTGACAGAGTGATCCATCGACGGAATAATATGCATGCCGAGTCAGGCGGACGCAATAACGATAGAGTAGTTTGTTGTGTAATTCAGGGTGATTGACGAATAATAATCCTTCGGAAAAGTTTTGGTATGCTCCATCCCTTTCCTCGTGTCCTCGGAAGGGGGTTCCCATCTCTGTACATAACGGAAGGTTACGTTATTGCTTGTTTTAGTGTGCAACATACCGAGTCATTACTCCTTCGGTTAAAAGTCTTTTATCAAAATGATTTAACTCGACGTAAACATTTATACATTGGGTGCAGTATATAACGGGTCGTAGTTCGGCTATATTTATGTTGCACGTACTACAGTGCGATACTCGAATCCTTGCGGTTTTTCCGCATAAAAAGTGTCTTGGCAGGTCATCGTAGAGATCTCGCTCGACTGAGTCTAAATGGTCGTAACAATCTCGACAAAGGTAGTAATCGATGAAACAATAGACGGCTTGTGTTATTTGGGTACAAAAACAGAATTggatttcttccatttccacTGGATTGGACATAGGTATGGgattttcttgattttccatatttaaGTCGTTGAGTTCACCACCCATtctgtacatacatacaaggACGGTTAgcataatttatatgtttcgtCTTCATTTTCGATCTTGGGTATCATATATtctttctattaattcttCAACTATGAATGGGTTGAGTTAATTATAATCCGGTTTCTTTTCCTCATAtatcatatcgtattaatatttattactaatcATTAGTTTGTCCTCCAAAAATGTAGTTAATTAGTATGATGTTATTTCTCATGGCTAATTCCGataatttaaatctttattatcatataataatgCTGTATTGTATTGCATTAGTTATTATTCCGTTCTTGATACAGTCTTCTATTTGTTTTGTTACTTCATTAAATgtctattgaaaatataaattattttgcaatgcGTAAAAGTTACTACGCGCgcgtgttaattaaaaaatggccGTTTACAAATACCTTTAGTATATTATGACTTTTATTggtattgaatttattatttatctgttaattacttattttttgtGGATGAAGCGTAATCGAATTGAgattaacattattttgtgttaattatagtttatataattattatatgtactacTTCATGTTCCAAAATGGCCGTTTGCGAATGTCTCTAGTGTGTAgtgacttttattaatattaaacttattatccatccgttaattatttttaatttattttagtaaatgaAGCGTAATCGAATTGACATTACTTTGTGTTAATTACggtgtatataattattgtgtGTATCACTTCATGTTAGTGACAATCCAAAATGTCCGCTTGTAAATGTCCCTAGTATATAgcgacttttattaatattaagctTATTATTTATccgttaattatttataatttattttagtagatAGAGTGTTAGTGAACcgaaattgatattattttgcgTTAATTATGGCGTGTATAACTACTGTGTGTATTTTCTTGCGCATGCGTAAAAGCTATGTTATGTTCATGACAGTCCAAAGTAGCCGCTTGTACTTTATGTTCGTGACAATCCAAAATGTCCGCTTGT
The sequence above is a segment of the Bombus pyrosoma isolate SC7728 unplaced genomic scaffold, ASM1482585v1 HiC_scaffold_4710, whole genome shotgun sequence genome. Coding sequences within it:
- the LOC122577434 gene encoding uncharacterized protein LOC122577434; translation: MSYLVILFTLCGTTLDLIGYDCNGNHLNVTTISLNSIGDCNIKPIHTESQETYIQLLQLSEFEFANIGQCKVQITRIIYYCGMHSHTSEVHNGLADYLYETTAQQCARIHQDGTFSLGPENYIIGLRDNTTTTRSLVLAGKLTNDGSCQGTRYWDHNGSWEGVVVQATVKISLRSGIAPVRIEANKILLKSGTVCAFNEGTCLDAEDGYTYWQPYPPSTCKFDQYDVL